Proteins encoded together in one Streptomyces sp. TLI_171 window:
- a CDS encoding FHA domain-containing protein: MGEREAALTAPRLVLETGGDSTVITPSRRYALGRDPTSDIVLADPRVSWHHALLHVGDGHWIVDDTGSTNGTYAADGHRVIHLEIEPGTVLCFGSAEDGPRCTFSALPAPTAVHPLPGRRPPSALTAITGSFRPPSSVRPLPAKVVRIGRSEDNDLVVSDLSVSRHHAELRARPDGRYEIADLDSHNGTYLNGQAVLQAPVGPGDLVGIGHSVFCLVGDELQEFVDTGDIDLDVDGLTVQVGGGRTLLDHVTFPVGQKCLLAVAGPSGAGKSTLLNALTGLRPADQGTVHYDGRDLYRDYAELRRRIGLVPQDDILHTQLPVRKALSYAAELRFPGDTAAAERDARVEEVIDELGLAKRADQVISSLSGGQRKRVSVALELLTKPSLLFLDEPTSGLDPGMDRSVMQMLRGLADDGRTVVVVTHSVLSLDLCDRLLLLAPGGRIAWYGPPGETLDHFGFAHWPDAFEAFENQTDRDWAGQFRSSAPYRKYVSGPAGGTGDWPGALAPTERQLPASAETPAAKPKPRRWRKQVGTLCRRYASALAADRTFLAVMIALPFVMGAMAHALAGSRLDQNTALNALLILCVGGVLIGAANAVRELVKERTIYQRERAVGLSRSAYLSSKIIVLGAVTVVQSVVLTMVALVGVTLRPQGGSGVFLPPLIEITLAVALLSLTAMMLGLLISALVKKEEVTMPLLVLVAIVQVVFCGALLQLDHLPVLNQLSWLVPSRWALGAMAGTIDLHTIVPGTLTDDPLFAHRSSIWLLDMGMLVVLAVAYGLVVARLLRRHEPAVMRK; the protein is encoded by the coding sequence ATGGGAGAGCGAGAGGCGGCGCTCACCGCGCCGAGACTGGTCCTCGAAACCGGCGGCGACTCGACGGTCATCACCCCGAGCCGCAGATACGCCCTAGGGCGGGATCCCACCAGCGACATCGTGCTCGCCGATCCGCGGGTCTCCTGGCACCACGCGTTGCTGCACGTCGGGGACGGCCACTGGATCGTCGACGACACCGGGTCCACCAACGGAACCTACGCCGCGGACGGCCACCGGGTGATCCACCTGGAGATCGAACCCGGCACCGTGCTGTGCTTCGGCAGCGCCGAGGACGGCCCGCGCTGCACGTTCAGCGCCCTGCCCGCACCGACCGCCGTGCACCCGCTGCCGGGCCGCCGGCCGCCGTCCGCACTGACCGCCATCACCGGCTCGTTCCGGCCACCGTCCAGCGTGCGGCCGCTCCCGGCCAAGGTGGTGCGGATCGGCCGGTCCGAGGACAACGACCTGGTGGTGAGCGACCTCTCGGTCTCCCGGCACCACGCCGAGCTGCGGGCCCGCCCCGACGGCCGCTACGAGATCGCCGACCTGGACAGCCACAACGGCACCTACCTGAACGGCCAGGCGGTGCTGCAGGCGCCCGTCGGCCCCGGCGACCTGGTCGGCATCGGGCACTCGGTGTTCTGCCTGGTCGGCGACGAACTGCAGGAGTTCGTCGACACCGGCGACATCGACCTCGACGTGGACGGCCTGACCGTCCAGGTCGGCGGCGGCCGCACCCTGCTCGACCACGTCACCTTCCCGGTCGGGCAGAAGTGCCTGCTGGCCGTGGCCGGCCCCAGCGGCGCCGGTAAGTCCACCCTGCTCAACGCGCTGACCGGCCTGCGCCCCGCCGACCAGGGCACCGTCCACTACGACGGCCGTGACCTGTACCGCGACTACGCCGAACTGCGCCGGCGGATCGGCCTCGTCCCGCAGGACGACATCCTGCACACCCAGCTCCCGGTCCGCAAAGCCCTCTCCTACGCCGCCGAACTGCGCTTCCCCGGCGACACCGCGGCCGCCGAACGGGACGCCCGGGTCGAGGAGGTGATCGACGAACTCGGCCTCGCCAAACGCGCCGACCAGGTCATCTCCAGCCTCTCCGGCGGCCAGCGCAAACGCGTCAGCGTCGCCCTCGAACTGCTCACCAAGCCGTCCCTGCTGTTCCTCGACGAACCGACCAGCGGACTCGACCCCGGCATGGACCGGTCCGTGATGCAGATGCTGCGCGGCCTCGCCGACGACGGCCGGACCGTCGTGGTGGTCACCCACAGCGTGCTCAGCCTCGACCTGTGCGACCGGCTGCTGCTGCTCGCCCCCGGCGGGCGGATCGCCTGGTACGGGCCGCCCGGCGAGACCCTGGACCACTTCGGCTTCGCACACTGGCCGGACGCCTTCGAGGCGTTCGAGAACCAGACCGACCGGGACTGGGCCGGCCAGTTCCGCTCCTCCGCCCCGTACCGCAAGTACGTCAGCGGCCCGGCCGGCGGCACGGGCGACTGGCCCGGCGCGCTCGCCCCGACGGAGCGTCAACTGCCCGCTTCCGCCGAGACCCCCGCCGCCAAGCCGAAACCCCGGCGCTGGCGCAAGCAGGTCGGCACGCTGTGCCGCCGGTACGCCAGCGCGCTCGCCGCCGACCGCACCTTCCTCGCCGTGATGATCGCGCTGCCGTTCGTCATGGGCGCCATGGCGCACGCCCTGGCCGGCAGCCGGCTCGACCAGAACACCGCGCTCAACGCGCTGCTCATCCTCTGCGTCGGCGGCGTGCTGATCGGCGCCGCCAACGCGGTCCGCGAACTGGTCAAGGAACGGACGATCTATCAGCGCGAGCGCGCCGTCGGCCTGTCCAGATCGGCGTACCTCAGCTCGAAGATCATCGTGCTCGGCGCCGTGACGGTGGTGCAGTCCGTGGTGCTGACCATGGTCGCGCTGGTCGGGGTCACACTCCGACCACAGGGCGGCAGCGGGGTCTTCCTGCCGCCGCTGATCGAGATCACCCTGGCCGTCGCGCTGCTCTCGCTCACCGCCATGATGCTCGGCCTGCTGATCTCCGCGCTGGTCAAGAAGGAGGAGGTGACCATGCCGCTGCTGGTGCTGGTCGCCATCGTCCAAGTGGTGTTCTGCGGCGCGCTGCTCCAGCTCGACCACCTGCCGGTGCTCAACCAGCTGTCCTGGCTGGTGCCCTCGCGCTGGGCGCTCGGCGCGATGGCCGGCACCATCGACCTGCACACCATCGTGCCCGGCACCCTCACGGACGACCCGCTGTTCGCGCACCGCTCCAGCATCTGGCTGCTCGACATGGGCATGCTGGTGGTGCTCGCGGTCGCCTACGGGCTGGTGGTCGCCCGGCTGCTGCGCCGGCACGAACCGGCCGTGATGCGGAAGTAG
- a CDS encoding serine/threonine-protein kinase — translation MDKVTNEQQPGGRPAEPPPQGALWELPDYAHERELGAGASGRVVLAHHRATGTPVAIKYLLGDHPDRAAFRVEAQLLAALDSPHVTRLYEYVESPHGAAIVMELVEGISLRDLLRAEGETGPEAALVVLKGSLLGLAAAHRAGVVHRDYKPGNVLVTVDGESKLVDFGIAVRTGASGTVAGTPAYMAPEQWAGQAASPATDVYAATATFFECLTGAKPYAGTTLMELAVQHTEAAIPDTQAPEALRPLIRAGLAKTPAQRPAGAEALVVELEALAGAAYGADWEDRGRRRLAALVAALPLLLPTPLGDGALPGATSYATTVLAPPAPRPRPPLRAGLIATIGALVLIAGALAVVANAGESDATTAPKPAAAPRATTSLGAPAPSTSPPPTDTPSASPSASPSDSPSPTADDTPTASPTSKPSTTPKPSTSGTTTAPPPPSPTPTVSTAPPVTVSLIRQTLNGTGASVRATVTGAGTTTLTFSWYDAGDKSGKPVAVTKSAPLSAGTSTQTSGYPFACRSWTAYVIITSDTSPPTSVRTANYSYFCIT, via the coding sequence GTGGACAAGGTGACGAACGAGCAGCAGCCCGGCGGCAGACCGGCGGAACCGCCGCCGCAGGGCGCCCTCTGGGAACTCCCCGACTACGCGCACGAGCGCGAACTCGGCGCCGGCGCGTCCGGCCGGGTCGTCCTCGCCCACCACCGCGCCACCGGCACCCCCGTCGCCATCAAGTACCTGCTCGGCGACCACCCCGACCGGGCCGCCTTCCGGGTCGAGGCGCAACTCCTCGCCGCCCTCGACAGCCCGCACGTCACCCGCCTCTACGAGTACGTGGAGAGCCCGCACGGCGCGGCCATCGTGATGGAACTCGTCGAAGGCATCTCGCTGCGCGACCTGCTGCGCGCCGAGGGCGAGACCGGCCCCGAAGCCGCCCTGGTCGTCCTCAAAGGCTCTTTGCTCGGCCTCGCCGCCGCGCACCGGGCCGGCGTCGTGCACCGCGACTACAAGCCCGGCAACGTCCTGGTCACCGTCGACGGCGAATCCAAGCTGGTCGACTTCGGCATCGCCGTCCGCACCGGCGCCAGCGGCACCGTCGCCGGCACCCCCGCCTACATGGCCCCCGAACAGTGGGCCGGACAGGCAGCCTCTCCGGCCACCGACGTCTACGCCGCCACCGCCACCTTCTTCGAGTGCCTCACCGGCGCCAAGCCCTACGCCGGCACCACCCTGATGGAACTCGCCGTCCAGCACACCGAGGCGGCCATCCCCGACACCCAGGCCCCCGAAGCCCTCCGCCCGCTCATCCGGGCCGGCCTCGCCAAGACCCCCGCCCAGCGCCCCGCCGGCGCCGAAGCCCTGGTGGTCGAACTCGAAGCCCTCGCCGGCGCCGCCTACGGCGCGGACTGGGAGGACCGCGGACGCCGACGCCTCGCCGCCCTGGTCGCCGCCCTCCCGCTGCTGCTGCCCACCCCCCTCGGCGACGGCGCCCTGCCCGGCGCCACCTCCTACGCCACCACGGTCCTCGCCCCGCCGGCCCCGCGACCGCGCCCCCCGCTGCGCGCCGGCCTGATCGCCACCATCGGCGCGCTCGTCCTGATCGCCGGAGCCCTCGCCGTCGTCGCCAACGCGGGCGAGAGCGACGCCACCACCGCCCCCAAGCCCGCCGCCGCCCCCCGGGCCACCACCAGCCTCGGCGCGCCCGCGCCCTCGACCAGCCCCCCGCCGACCGACACCCCGTCGGCGAGCCCCAGCGCCAGCCCCTCCGACTCGCCGTCACCGACCGCGGACGACACCCCGACCGCCTCGCCCACCAGCAAGCCCAGCACCACCCCGAAGCCCTCCACCAGCGGGACCACCACCGCCCCGCCCCCACCGAGCCCCACCCCGACCGTCAGCACGGCGCCGCCGGTCACGGTGAGTCTGATCAGGCAGACGCTGAACGGGACGGGCGCCTCGGTCAGGGCCACGGTCACCGGCGCCGGCACCACCACGCTGACCTTCAGCTGGTACGACGCCGGCGACAAGTCGGGCAAGCCGGTCGCGGTCACCAAGTCGGCTCCGCTGTCGGCCGGTACGAGCACCCAGACCAGCGGCTACCCGTTCGCCTGCCGCTCGTGGACCGCCTACGTCATCATCACCAGCGACACCTCGCCGCCGACGTCCGTACGGACCGCGAACTACAGCTACTTCTGCATCACCTGA
- a CDS encoding DUF1876 domain-containing protein yields MSGRMAAPEPHSTEWNVRLRVVEVGDLTQAHAVLDTGVNLIEVEAEAHRSAQDPADPAIGDELAVGRALTALGQQLIHTGSTAAEAAESARRRDTP; encoded by the coding sequence GTGAGCGGCCGCATGGCGGCGCCCGAACCGCACAGCACCGAGTGGAACGTCCGGCTGCGGGTGGTCGAGGTCGGCGACCTCACCCAGGCGCACGCCGTCCTCGACACCGGCGTCAACCTGATCGAGGTCGAGGCCGAGGCCCATCGCAGCGCCCAGGACCCGGCCGACCCGGCGATCGGCGACGAGCTCGCCGTCGGCCGCGCCCTGACCGCGCTCGGCCAGCAACTCATCCACACCGGCTCCACCGCCGCCGAGGCCGCCGAATCCGCCCGCCGACGCGACACACCGTGA
- a CDS encoding HD domain-containing protein yields MPHLTLAEVDALAARAHAGQHDRIGVPYVEHVRAVAAGLAPFGAGLRMAALLHDVLEDTPTTAEDLLAAGVPAAVVATVRRVTRQPGAEYAAMLGEIVADQAATLVKIADNAHNSRADRAAQLPEADRARLAERYRAARAVLWPAAAAEDVRTIVAIVNPGLLAELD; encoded by the coding sequence GTGCCGCACCTCACCCTCGCCGAGGTCGACGCCCTCGCCGCCCGCGCCCACGCCGGCCAGCACGACCGGATCGGCGTGCCCTACGTCGAGCACGTGCGCGCCGTCGCCGCCGGCCTGGCCCCGTTCGGCGCCGGCCTGCGGATGGCCGCGCTGCTGCACGACGTCCTGGAGGACACCCCGACCACCGCCGAGGACCTGCTCGCCGCCGGAGTGCCCGCCGCCGTGGTCGCCACCGTCCGCCGGGTCACCCGGCAGCCCGGCGCCGAGTACGCCGCGATGCTCGGGGAGATCGTCGCCGACCAGGCCGCCACCCTGGTCAAGATCGCCGACAACGCGCACAACTCCCGCGCCGACCGGGCCGCGCAGCTGCCCGAGGCCGACCGCGCCCGGCTCGCCGAGCGCTACCGCGCGGCCCGCGCCGTCCTCTGGCCGGCCGCCGCAGCCGAGGACGTCCGCACCATCGTGGCGATCGTCAACCCGGGGCTGCTCGCCGAACTCGACTGA
- a CDS encoding uridine kinase — protein MRVTPISPERLVELLAGRVHELADDDRRLRVAVDGAPAARPGELADALVEPLRLLGRPVRRVSAGDFLRPASVRFEYGKHDPDAFHDLWLDQGALLREVLDPLEPGADGRILPSFWDPATDRATRARYVELPPRGVLLLDGTFLLGRWLPLEFTVHLTQSAAALARRTPAEEHWTLPAYERYRAETDPGALADLTVRVEDPRHPAVVEAG, from the coding sequence GTGCGGGTGACCCCGATCTCCCCGGAGCGGCTGGTCGAGCTGCTCGCGGGTCGCGTCCACGAGCTGGCCGACGACGACCGCCGGCTGCGGGTGGCGGTGGACGGCGCGCCGGCGGCCCGCCCCGGCGAGCTGGCGGACGCCCTGGTGGAGCCGCTGCGGCTGCTGGGCCGCCCGGTGCGGCGGGTATCGGCGGGGGACTTCCTGCGCCCGGCCTCGGTCCGCTTCGAGTACGGCAAGCACGACCCGGACGCCTTCCACGACCTGTGGCTGGACCAGGGCGCGCTGCTGCGCGAGGTGCTCGACCCGCTGGAGCCGGGGGCGGACGGCCGGATCCTCCCGTCGTTCTGGGACCCGGCCACCGACCGCGCGACCCGCGCCCGGTACGTGGAGCTGCCGCCGCGCGGGGTGCTGCTGCTGGACGGCACGTTCCTGCTCGGCCGCTGGCTGCCGCTGGAGTTCACCGTGCACCTCACCCAGTCGGCGGCCGCGCTGGCCCGCCGCACGCCGGCGGAGGAGCACTGGACGCTGCCCGCGTACGAGCGCTACCGCGCCGAGACCGACCCGGGCGCGCTGGCCGACCTGACGGTGCGGGTGGAGGACCCCCGGCACCCGGCGGTGGTCGAGGCGGGCTGA
- a CDS encoding DNA-formamidopyrimidine glycosylase family protein, with protein sequence MPEGDSIYRVATQLDQALTGQVLTVSDLRVPAHATADLTGRRVLGTVPRGKHLLTRFDGGVTLHTHLRMDGRWQVFRPGERWRSGPAFQIRAVLGTERATAVGYRLPVVQLLRTAEEQRAVGHLGPDLLGPDWDAAEARRRLLAAPQRPMGAALLDQRNLAGIGNVYANELAFLAGVTPWTPVADLPDLDRLLHRAHQLLDANKLRPGHVTTGDTRPGSQHWVYGRARRSCVRCGTPIRTAKHDQERVAYWCPRCQRGPVPAR encoded by the coding sequence GTGCCCGAAGGAGACAGCATCTACCGCGTCGCCACCCAGCTCGACCAGGCGCTCACCGGCCAGGTCCTGACGGTGTCCGACCTCCGCGTACCCGCCCACGCCACCGCCGACCTGACGGGCCGTCGGGTGCTCGGCACGGTCCCGCGCGGCAAGCACCTGCTGACCAGGTTCGACGGCGGGGTGACCCTCCACACCCACCTGCGGATGGACGGCCGCTGGCAGGTGTTCCGGCCCGGCGAGCGGTGGCGCAGCGGCCCCGCGTTCCAGATCCGGGCGGTCCTCGGCACCGAGCGGGCGACCGCCGTCGGCTACCGGCTGCCGGTGGTGCAGCTGCTGCGCACCGCCGAGGAGCAGCGCGCCGTCGGCCACCTCGGCCCCGACCTGCTCGGCCCGGACTGGGACGCCGCCGAGGCCCGCCGCCGCCTGCTGGCCGCCCCGCAGCGCCCGATGGGCGCGGCCCTGCTCGACCAGCGCAACCTGGCCGGCATCGGCAACGTGTACGCCAACGAGCTGGCCTTCCTGGCCGGCGTCACCCCGTGGACGCCGGTCGCCGACCTGCCCGACCTGGACCGGCTGCTGCACCGCGCCCACCAGCTGCTGGACGCCAACAAGCTGCGGCCCGGCCACGTCACCACGGGCGACACCCGCCCCGGCAGTCAGCACTGGGTGTACGGCCGCGCCCGCCGCAGCTGCGTGCGCTGCGGCACCCCGATCCGCACCGCCAAGCACGACCAGGAGCGGGTTGCCTACTGGTGCCCGCGCTGCCAGCGCGGCCCCGTGCCGGCCCGCTGA
- a CDS encoding alpha/beta fold hydrolase, whose product MTITHEVAGAGPAVVLLHSSVCDRRMWDGQWDALREAGYRVVRCDFRGFGETPCADRPYDNVTDLVELLDELGIERAALVGASFGGRIALQFAALHPARVGSLTLLCPGRPGHEASAELEALDELEVGLVESGRLDEAVELMVDTWLGPDADEDARALVRAMQRNAYEVQLAPEVEISPTPVEVDLANVVAPTLVYSGAHDVPDFRRIPVELAELLPDAEHRELPWAGHLPALERPAQTAELLLAHLASVAAR is encoded by the coding sequence ATGACGATCACTCACGAGGTGGCCGGCGCCGGCCCCGCGGTGGTTCTGCTGCACTCCTCCGTCTGCGACCGGCGGATGTGGGACGGGCAGTGGGACGCGCTGCGCGAGGCCGGGTACCGCGTCGTCCGCTGCGACTTCCGCGGTTTCGGGGAGACCCCCTGCGCGGACCGCCCCTACGACAACGTGACGGACCTGGTGGAGCTGCTGGACGAGCTCGGCATCGAACGGGCGGCCCTGGTCGGCGCCTCCTTCGGCGGCCGGATCGCCCTGCAGTTCGCCGCCCTGCACCCTGCCCGGGTCGGCTCGCTGACCCTGCTCTGCCCGGGCCGCCCCGGCCACGAGGCGAGCGCCGAGCTGGAGGCGCTGGACGAGCTGGAGGTCGGCCTGGTCGAGTCCGGCAGGCTCGACGAGGCCGTCGAGCTGATGGTGGACACCTGGCTCGGCCCGGACGCGGACGAGGACGCCCGGGCCCTGGTCCGGGCGATGCAGCGCAACGCGTATGAGGTGCAGCTGGCGCCCGAGGTGGAGATCTCCCCGACGCCGGTCGAGGTCGACCTGGCGAACGTGGTGGCCCCGACCCTGGTGTACTCCGGCGCCCACGACGTGCCGGACTTCCGCCGCATCCCGGTCGAGCTGGCCGAGCTGCTCCCGGACGCCGAGCACCGCGAACTCCCCTGGGCGGGCCACCTGCCGGCCCTGGAGCGCCCGGCGCAGACCGCCGAGCTGCTGCTCGCCCACCTCGCCTCGGTCGCCGCGCGCTGA
- a CDS encoding GNAT family N-acetyltransferase, with protein sequence MDTHTMHDTATTEVLARLESYYDAVPRFSATTEEHGPFTLFLRTGNGWHYYGRPALGGDGPFTVADVDRVRARQRELGAPEAFEWVHETTPGLRAVIEAAGLAVHEHPLLVLELDGASAPAAAADGDGPEVRVLAPGDPLLPSAVAVPHLAFAEPGTQLGTAGVEQLADAARTAAADGAVARMEGRITAGRTVLAATVGPEGLATASGCHQPVDGVSEIVAVATLPSLRRQGLARRVTAHLVEHARATGVRTVFLSASDDAVARIYQQVGFRRAATALIAEPPAAD encoded by the coding sequence TTGGACACCCACACGATGCACGACACCGCCACCACCGAGGTCCTGGCCCGGCTGGAGAGCTACTACGACGCCGTTCCCCGGTTCTCCGCGACCACCGAGGAGCACGGCCCGTTCACGCTGTTCCTCCGCACCGGGAACGGCTGGCACTACTACGGCCGCCCCGCGCTCGGCGGCGACGGCCCGTTCACGGTCGCCGACGTCGACCGGGTGCGGGCCCGGCAGCGCGAACTCGGCGCGCCCGAGGCCTTCGAGTGGGTGCACGAGACCACGCCGGGCCTGCGCGCCGTGATCGAGGCGGCGGGCCTGGCGGTGCACGAGCACCCGCTGCTGGTCCTGGAACTCGACGGGGCGTCAGCCCCCGCCGCGGCGGCCGACGGTGACGGCCCGGAGGTCCGGGTGCTCGCGCCCGGCGACCCGCTGCTGCCCAGCGCGGTGGCGGTGCCGCACCTGGCGTTCGCCGAGCCGGGCACCCAGCTCGGCACCGCCGGGGTCGAGCAGCTCGCGGACGCCGCCCGGACCGCTGCCGCGGACGGCGCGGTGGCCCGGATGGAGGGCCGCATCACCGCCGGGCGCACGGTGCTCGCCGCGACCGTCGGCCCGGAGGGCCTGGCCACCGCCTCGGGCTGTCACCAGCCGGTCGACGGGGTCAGCGAGATCGTCGCGGTCGCCACCCTGCCGTCGCTGCGCCGCCAGGGCCTGGCCCGCCGGGTCACCGCGCACCTGGTCGAGCACGCCCGTGCCACCGGGGTGCGGACGGTGTTCCTGTCCGCCAGCGACGACGCGGTGGCCAGGATCTACCAGCAGGTCGGCTTCCGCCGGGCGGCCACCGCACTGATCGCCGAGCCCCCGGCGGCCGACTGA
- the ligD gene encoding non-homologous end-joining DNA ligase — MPERQVTEVEGRRLVLSHLDKVLWPATGWTKGEALYYYAQIAPAMLPHLRGRAASFLRFPAGIGEEGFFAKNPPPGLPAWVRTVTAPSHEGPKQRVAVDDLPTLMTVANGYALELHVPQWTAESGPEAHDRLVVDLDPGPGADVTHCCRVALLIRESLAADGLVCRAKTSGSKGLHLYAALRPAPAGQVGDYARSLAERLAREHPDLVVARMTKALRRGKVFVDWSQNNTAKTTAAPYTLRATAVPGVSAPVSWSEVEHCADPADLAFSPEQVLTRYAEHGDLLADLLTDDQALPEPGE; from the coding sequence ATGCCCGAGCGACAGGTCACGGAAGTCGAAGGCCGCCGCCTGGTCCTCTCCCATCTCGACAAGGTCCTGTGGCCCGCGACCGGGTGGACCAAGGGCGAGGCCCTCTACTACTACGCGCAGATCGCCCCCGCGATGCTGCCGCACCTGCGCGGCCGCGCCGCCAGCTTCCTGCGCTTCCCCGCGGGCATCGGCGAGGAGGGGTTCTTCGCCAAGAACCCGCCCCCCGGCCTGCCCGCCTGGGTACGCACCGTGACCGCGCCCAGCCACGAAGGACCCAAGCAGCGCGTCGCCGTCGACGACCTGCCGACGCTGATGACCGTCGCCAACGGCTACGCCCTCGAACTGCACGTCCCGCAGTGGACCGCCGAGAGCGGACCGGAGGCCCACGACCGGCTGGTCGTCGACCTCGACCCCGGGCCCGGCGCCGACGTCACGCACTGCTGCCGGGTCGCCCTGCTGATCCGCGAGTCCCTCGCCGCCGACGGCCTGGTCTGCCGGGCCAAGACCTCCGGCAGCAAGGGGCTGCACCTGTACGCCGCGCTCCGCCCCGCGCCCGCCGGGCAGGTCGGCGACTACGCCCGCAGCCTCGCCGAGCGCCTGGCCCGCGAGCACCCCGACCTGGTGGTGGCCCGGATGACCAAGGCGCTGCGCCGCGGCAAGGTCTTCGTCGACTGGTCGCAGAACAACACCGCGAAGACCACCGCCGCGCCCTACACGCTGCGCGCCACCGCCGTGCCCGGGGTGTCGGCCCCGGTGAGCTGGAGCGAGGTCGAGCACTGCGCCGACCCGGCGGACCTGGCGTTCAGCCCCGAGCAGGTGCTCACCCGGTACGCCGAGCACGGCGACCTGCTGGCCGACCTGCTCACCGACGACCAGGCGCTGCCCGAGCCGGGCGAGTGA
- a CDS encoding Ku protein — MPQVTWKGVITFGLVSVPVQLYAATEEHSGPSLHQVHAKDGSRIRMKRFCEAEGKEVPYSEIAKGHESPDGRQVVLNDEDLAELPLPSKKVVDVLAFVPAESIDPLMYSKAYYVGTADKAPAKPYVLLRDALRESGQIAVTKVTMRTRESLAVLRVHDDTLVLQTCLWPDEVRSAEGMAPDENVTVRPQELKMARSLMDTLSEDFDLSALHDEYQAALQELIDAKLAGVETPHLEERADSGEADVIDLMAVLRSSVKAAKGEHARGGKGKAAEQPAEAEQPSEPARKTAAGRGGAAAKKKAKAPARKTAAKKTAPRKAS; from the coding sequence ATGCCTCAGGTCACCTGGAAAGGCGTCATCACGTTCGGACTGGTCAGCGTGCCGGTCCAGCTGTACGCCGCCACGGAGGAGCACAGCGGCCCTTCCCTGCACCAGGTGCACGCGAAGGACGGCTCCCGCATCCGGATGAAGCGCTTCTGCGAGGCGGAGGGCAAGGAGGTCCCGTACAGCGAGATCGCCAAGGGCCACGAGTCGCCCGACGGCCGCCAGGTGGTGCTGAACGACGAGGACCTCGCGGAGCTGCCGCTGCCCAGCAAGAAGGTGGTCGACGTGCTGGCGTTCGTGCCCGCCGAGTCGATCGACCCGCTGATGTACTCCAAGGCCTACTACGTCGGGACGGCCGACAAGGCCCCCGCCAAGCCGTACGTGCTGCTGCGGGACGCGCTGCGCGAGTCCGGGCAGATCGCGGTGACCAAGGTGACCATGCGGACCAGGGAGTCCCTCGCGGTGCTGCGGGTGCACGACGACACCCTGGTGCTGCAGACCTGCCTGTGGCCGGACGAGGTGCGCTCGGCGGAGGGGATGGCGCCGGACGAGAACGTGACGGTCCGTCCGCAGGAGCTGAAGATGGCGCGCTCGCTGATGGACACCCTGTCGGAGGACTTCGACCTGTCGGCGCTGCACGACGAGTACCAGGCGGCGCTGCAGGAGCTGATCGACGCCAAGCTGGCCGGGGTGGAGACCCCGCACCTGGAGGAGCGGGCGGACAGCGGCGAGGCCGACGTGATCGACCTGATGGCGGTGCTGCGCAGCAGCGTCAAGGCGGCCAAGGGGGAGCACGCGCGGGGCGGCAAGGGCAAGGCCGCCGAGCAGCCGGCCGAGGCCGAACAGCCGTCCGAGCCCGCGCGGAAGACGGCGGCGGGCCGGGGCGGGGCGGCGGCGAAGAAGAAGGCGAAGGCGCCGGCCAGGAAGACCGCGGCGAAGAAGACCGCGCCGCGCAAGGCGTCCTGA
- a CDS encoding S-methyl-5'-thioadenosine phosphorylase has product MADVHPPRTDGTPTAELGVIGGSGLYALLEDVTEVHVETPYGPPSDALFVGEVAGRRVAFLPRHGRAHGLPPHRINYRANLWALHSLGVRQVLGPCAVGGLRPEYGPGTLLVPDQFVDRTSGRVQTYYDGRILPDGSIPEVVHVSMADPYCPEGRDAALTAARDLAWEPVDGGTLVVIEGPRFSTRAESRWFTANGWSVVGMTGHPEAVLARELGLCYTSLALVTDLDAGVEAGEGVTHAEVLEVFARNVDRLRTVLFKALESLPATRDCICSHALDDLETGLPGL; this is encoded by the coding sequence ATGGCCGACGTCCACCCGCCCCGCACCGACGGCACCCCGACCGCCGAACTCGGCGTGATCGGCGGATCGGGCCTGTACGCGCTGCTCGAGGACGTCACGGAGGTGCACGTCGAGACCCCGTACGGTCCGCCCAGCGACGCCCTGTTCGTCGGCGAGGTGGCCGGCCGCCGGGTCGCGTTCCTGCCCCGGCACGGGCGCGCCCACGGGCTGCCGCCGCACCGGATCAACTACCGCGCCAACCTGTGGGCGCTGCACTCGCTCGGGGTGCGCCAGGTGCTCGGCCCGTGCGCGGTCGGCGGCCTGCGGCCCGAGTACGGGCCCGGGACGCTGCTGGTGCCCGACCAGTTCGTGGACCGCACCTCGGGCCGGGTGCAGACCTACTACGACGGGCGGATCCTGCCCGACGGGTCGATCCCCGAGGTGGTGCACGTCTCGATGGCCGACCCGTACTGCCCCGAGGGCCGGGACGCCGCGCTGACCGCCGCCCGCGACCTGGCGTGGGAGCCCGTCGACGGCGGCACCCTGGTGGTGATCGAGGGGCCGCGGTTCTCCACCCGCGCCGAGTCCCGCTGGTTCACCGCCAACGGCTGGTCGGTGGTCGGCATGACCGGCCACCCCGAGGCCGTCCTGGCCCGCGAACTCGGGCTCTGCTACACCTCGTTGGCCCTGGTGACGGACCTGGACGCGGGTGTGGAGGCCGGCGAGGGCGTCACCCACGCCGAGGTGCTGGAGGTCTTCGCCCGCAACGTGGACCGGCTGCGCACCGTCCTGTTCAAGGCGCTGGAGTCGCTGCCCGCCACCCGCGACTGCATCTGTTCGCACGCCCTGGACGACCTGGAGACCGGCCTGCCCGGGCTCTGA